A region of Streptomyces sp. NBC_01750 DNA encodes the following proteins:
- a CDS encoding ABC transporter ATP-binding protein → MNSQTSPAIELRGASKAFRTPSGALHIAIRDLDLTVGRGEFVAVVGPTGCGKSTTLTLVSGLEEPTEGEVLVGGEPVRGIGDKVGFVFQQDAVFPWRTVLSNVMAGPRFRGTPKAEAKERAREWLARVGLSSFEDRYPHQLSGGQRKRVALAATFVNDPEILLMDEPFSALDVQTRALMSDELLELWSGTGASVVFVTHDLEESIALADKVVVMTAGPATVKEVFEIDLPRPRKVESVRLEPRFIEIYREIWSSLGEEVRITRERGAFDAA, encoded by the coding sequence ATGAACAGCCAAACAAGCCCCGCCATCGAGCTACGAGGGGCGAGCAAAGCGTTCCGGACCCCGTCCGGTGCTCTCCACATCGCCATCAGGGATCTCGACCTGACCGTGGGCCGCGGTGAGTTCGTCGCGGTGGTCGGACCCACCGGATGCGGCAAGTCCACGACGCTGACCCTGGTCAGCGGACTGGAAGAGCCCACCGAGGGCGAGGTGCTGGTGGGGGGCGAGCCGGTCCGCGGCATCGGCGACAAGGTCGGCTTCGTGTTCCAGCAGGACGCTGTCTTCCCCTGGCGCACCGTGCTGTCGAACGTGATGGCCGGTCCCCGCTTCCGCGGCACGCCGAAGGCCGAAGCGAAGGAGCGGGCCCGCGAGTGGCTCGCCCGGGTCGGGCTCTCATCCTTTGAGGACCGGTACCCGCATCAGCTGTCGGGTGGCCAGCGCAAGCGTGTCGCCCTGGCGGCGACCTTCGTCAACGACCCCGAGATCCTGCTCATGGACGAGCCGTTCTCGGCGCTCGACGTACAGACTCGCGCGCTGATGTCCGACGAACTGCTGGAGCTGTGGTCCGGGACCGGCGCCTCGGTCGTCTTCGTCACCCACGACCTGGAGGAGTCGATCGCGCTCGCCGACAAGGTCGTGGTCATGACGGCCGGCCCGGCGACGGTCAAGGAGGTCTTCGAGATCGACCTCCCACGGCCCCGCAAGGTCGAGTCGGTGCGGCTGGAGCCGCGGTTCATCGAGATCTACCGGGAGATCTGGTCCTCGCTCGGCGAAGAGGTGCGTATCACCCGCGAGAGGGGTGCCTTCGATGCCGCCTGA
- a CDS encoding ABC transporter permease codes for MPPETIAAPVAAVKAGTERTQARARAARNHRLLVYGTRVLLLLAVIGLWEWLARSAVIDPFNFSMPSKIWDQITTWALHGTPQGSLWEQIWYTLYEALFGWIIGVIGGVVLGIALGRVRFLADVLGPYIKVLNALPRIVLAPIFLIWFGLGPASKVASAVVLVFFPVFFNAFQGAREVDRNLVDNSRILGASNRQVTLQVVIPSATSWIFTSLHVSFGFALIGAIVGEYIGATKGIGLLVSASQGTFNAAGVYAAMVILAVVALLAEGLLTFLEKRLFRWKPVEAGADR; via the coding sequence ATGCCGCCTGAGACCATTGCCGCACCGGTAGCCGCCGTGAAGGCCGGTACAGAACGGACGCAGGCCCGGGCGCGGGCAGCCCGCAACCACAGGCTCCTGGTCTACGGCACCCGGGTGCTGCTGCTCCTCGCGGTCATCGGGCTCTGGGAGTGGCTCGCCCGCTCCGCCGTCATCGATCCCTTCAACTTCTCGATGCCGTCGAAGATCTGGGACCAGATCACCACGTGGGCGCTGCACGGCACCCCGCAAGGCTCCCTGTGGGAGCAGATCTGGTACACCCTCTACGAGGCGCTCTTCGGCTGGATCATCGGCGTGATCGGCGGTGTGGTGCTGGGTATCGCGCTCGGCCGGGTCCGCTTTCTCGCCGATGTGCTCGGCCCCTACATCAAGGTGCTCAACGCGCTGCCGCGCATCGTCCTCGCCCCGATCTTCCTCATCTGGTTCGGCCTCGGACCGGCCTCGAAGGTCGCTTCGGCCGTCGTGCTGGTCTTCTTCCCGGTCTTCTTCAACGCCTTCCAGGGCGCACGGGAGGTCGATCGCAACCTCGTCGACAATTCCCGCATTCTGGGCGCGAGCAACCGCCAGGTCACCCTTCAGGTGGTCATCCCTTCCGCCACCTCGTGGATCTTCACCAGCCTGCACGTCAGCTTCGGGTTCGCGCTGATCGGCGCCATCGTCGGCGAGTACATCGGCGCGACCAAGGGCATCGGCCTGCTCGTCTCCGCCTCCCAGGGCACCTTCAACGCGGCAGGCGTGTACGCGGCCATGGTGATTCTCGCCGTCGTCGCACTGCTCGCCGAAGGGCTGCTCACCTTCTTGGAGAAACGGCTGTTCCGCTGGAAGCCCGTGGAAGCCGGCGCAGACCGCTGA
- a CDS encoding ABC transporter substrate-binding protein, with protein sequence MRRFVKISAAAAAATLALTSLTACGNDSSAAGKESGGKVKIMVGGLDKVIYLPAMLTQQLGYFKEQGIDVQLLTEPAGVQATTSLVSGDVQGVVGFYDHTLDLQVKGKQVESVVQFSHAPGEVEVVSNKAAGDITSPKDFKGQKLGVTGLGSSTDFLTKYLAVNDGVKTSEFTPVAVGAGQTFISALQQGSIQGGMTTDPTVAQILDKKLGKVLIDMRTPEGSEKALGGPYPSSSLYMNTDWVNSHKEQVQKLATAFVKTLKWMSTHTPEEIAAKMPADYAKGGKELYAQSIKSTLPMFTADGVMPANGPETVERVLKAFNPNLKNATVDLSKTYTTEFVKNAG encoded by the coding sequence ATGCGCAGATTCGTCAAGATCTCGGCAGCCGCGGCGGCCGCGACGCTCGCCCTCACCAGCCTCACCGCCTGCGGCAACGATTCCTCCGCCGCCGGCAAGGAGAGCGGCGGCAAGGTCAAGATCATGGTCGGCGGCCTCGACAAGGTCATCTACTTGCCCGCGATGCTCACCCAGCAGCTCGGCTACTTCAAGGAGCAGGGCATCGACGTCCAGCTGCTCACCGAGCCGGCCGGCGTGCAGGCCACCACCTCGCTCGTCTCCGGTGACGTGCAGGGCGTCGTCGGCTTCTACGACCACACGCTCGACCTGCAGGTCAAGGGCAAGCAGGTGGAATCGGTGGTGCAGTTCTCGCACGCGCCCGGTGAGGTCGAGGTGGTCTCCAACAAGGCGGCGGGCGACATCACGTCCCCCAAGGACTTCAAGGGCCAGAAGCTCGGCGTCACCGGCCTTGGCTCGTCCACGGACTTCCTCACCAAGTACCTCGCCGTCAACGACGGTGTGAAGACAAGTGAGTTCACGCCGGTGGCCGTCGGCGCGGGGCAGACCTTCATCTCGGCCCTCCAGCAAGGTTCGATCCAGGGCGGCATGACCACCGACCCGACCGTCGCGCAGATCCTGGACAAGAAGCTCGGCAAGGTCCTGATCGACATGCGTACGCCCGAAGGCTCCGAGAAGGCTCTCGGCGGCCCCTATCCCTCCTCCAGCCTCTACATGAACACCGACTGGGTGAACAGCCACAAGGAGCAGGTGCAAAAGCTGGCCACCGCCTTCGTGAAGACCCTCAAGTGGATGTCCACCCATACGCCCGAAGAGATCGCCGCGAAGATGCCCGCCGACTACGCGAAGGGCGGCAAGGAGCTGTACGCGCAGTCGATCAAGAGCACGCTGCCCATGTTCACGGCGGACGGAGTCATGCCGGCGAACGGACCGGAGACCGTCGAGCGCGTCCTGAAGGCATTCAACCCGAACCTGAAGAACGCCACGGTGGACCTGAGCAAGACCTACACCACCGAATTTGTCAAGAACGCGGGCTGA
- the rho gene encoding transcription termination factor Rho — MTSTLEIPSVQQQLPVQAVGVLDITSNGQGFLRTRGLMPNTGDVQVSAAQIRQHGLRKGDAIEGRVGRPRSLAQVEMANGRPPKELRGRPHFADLTPLHPRQRLQLEHGAGSLTTRLVDLVAPVGKGQRGLIVAPPKTGKTVLLQQLAAAVSANHPECHLMVVLLDERPEEVTDMRRSVRGEVLASTFDRSAKEHIALAELAVERAKRLVEQGQDVVILLDSLTRLCRAHNNAAASGGRTLSGGVDAAAVQGPKRLFGAARLAEEGGSLTILATALVDTGSRADDYFFEELKSTGNMELRLDRALADRRIFPAVAITPSGTRREELLRSPAELAALRGLRRALHSRDVQPALETLLDRIRHTPNNATFLRQIHHTVPAA, encoded by the coding sequence GTGACCAGCACTCTCGAAATCCCCTCTGTCCAGCAACAACTACCGGTTCAAGCCGTCGGCGTCCTCGACATCACCAGCAACGGGCAGGGCTTCCTCCGCACCCGAGGGCTTATGCCGAACACGGGCGACGTCCAGGTGTCAGCCGCCCAGATCCGCCAACACGGCCTGCGGAAGGGCGATGCCATCGAAGGCCGCGTCGGCCGGCCGCGCTCCCTCGCCCAGGTGGAGATGGCCAACGGCCGCCCACCGAAGGAGCTCCGCGGCCGTCCGCACTTCGCCGACCTCACCCCGCTCCACCCCCGGCAACGCCTGCAACTCGAACACGGAGCGGGGAGCCTGACAACACGGCTCGTCGACCTGGTCGCGCCCGTCGGCAAGGGGCAGCGCGGGCTCATTGTCGCGCCGCCCAAGACCGGCAAGACGGTGCTTCTGCAGCAACTGGCTGCCGCCGTGTCCGCCAACCATCCCGAGTGCCATCTCATGGTGGTGTTGCTCGACGAACGCCCTGAAGAAGTCACCGACATGCGCCGTTCGGTACGAGGTGAAGTGCTCGCCTCGACCTTCGACCGCTCTGCCAAGGAACACATCGCCCTTGCCGAACTCGCGGTGGAGCGAGCGAAGCGGCTTGTGGAGCAGGGCCAGGACGTCGTTATTCTGCTGGATTCCCTCACCCGGCTGTGCCGGGCGCACAACAACGCGGCGGCCTCGGGCGGCCGAACCCTCAGCGGCGGCGTGGACGCCGCGGCCGTACAGGGCCCCAAGCGTCTCTTCGGAGCCGCCCGCCTCGCCGAGGAAGGAGGCTCTCTGACCATCCTCGCCACCGCGCTGGTCGACACCGGATCCCGCGCTGACGACTACTTCTTCGAAGAGCTGAAGAGCACGGGCAACATGGAGCTCCGACTGGACCGCGCGCTGGCGGACAGACGGATCTTCCCGGCCGTCGCCATCACCCCCTCCGGCACTCGGCGCGAAGAACTCCTGCGTTCTCCCGCGGAGTTGGCAGCGCTGCGTGGGCTGCGCCGCGCTCTTCACTCGCGGGACGTGCAGCCGGCCCTGGAGACCCTGCTCGACCGGATCCGGCATACGCCGAACAACGCCACGTTCCTGCGGCAGATCCACCACACAGTCCCCGCGGCCTGA